GCGGCTATGACATGCTGCCGAGGCGGTGGCTGACGAAGTTCGAGCTGAAGCGAGGACCAGCCACCACGGTGCTGCCGGTGCATTCACAGGCGTTTGGCGACATGATCAAAACCCGGATCGAGGACGTGGATATCGAGCTTGATCCTGCTCTCCGTCCAGAGTCCTCCTACCTGCGTTATTCAATCTCCTGGAAGCAGCCGGGAGGAGATCTGACTTGGTATGTCGTAGGCGAATTCGAAGGGAGAAACGATCAAGAGTACTTGATCGCCCGACATGGCAGCGGAGACAGTGGCTGGGAGATTCGCGCCACTGTTAGCCAGGACACCATTGGTGATGCTCGCCCTACCGAGGCCCGCTGGATCGAGATCGGAGGAAAAGCGCCGCAGCCGTGGAGCGAGGTGGAGATGGGGCAGCCCATGTTCGGGCGTCAGCGCTTGGCGGAGGATCTGTCGATTGCGGTCTATCAGGCTCCACCCCCTTTTTCCAAGGTGTCGCCGCCCGCGGATCTGCAGGCACCCGAGCATCTGCGGGAGTGGATCCATGGCTCCTTTTGTGATGTTAGAGACGAAGTCTTGGAAGAGCTCGGGATCGATCCGAAGGCTCCGGGGTTTTTCGTCGGGATCGAAACGAGAACCGGGCAACTGGTCTTCGTCGGTCCGGAGGCGGCTCATCAGGTGATCGCACGCGAGCTCGAGTCGATGATCCCCGGTCCTCCGTTGACCATTCTTTGCGAGACGGATGAGCGCTCGGGAAACTGGGCCTTGCGCGCTGGCGATGGCTTCAAATCCATGATCGCGCTGACCCGGCCGGGAAAGGACGGGGAGGAGGACGTGCAGACCTTTCAGATCGCGCCTGAGGTGGAAGGGGAGGAGGCGAGTGTGAAGGTCAGCTACCATGGGAGTTTCAAGGGCAGGGGTCACGAGCCATGGAAAGGCGTCATCACCTTGAAGCCGGGAGATTGGCAGGAGCTCGATGCGCCGGGAGATCAGCCGTCAGCGGGGGCCAAGCCGAAGATGCGCGTCACGCTGGACGCACCATGACCGGCGGGCATCCCAGCTTGCATGGGTCCGATAATCAGGGCATCTAAAGCGCCATGCTCGCCCGGATCGCCGCCCTGACTTGCTTGCTCGCCTCCTTCGCAGCCGCCCAGACCTACCGTCCGTCGGGGGAAAAGGCCCCGATGCCGGCGCGGGAATTCCGCGGTGCCTGGGCGGCGGTGGTTCACAATATCGACTGGCCGAGCAAGAAGGGCCTCTCCGCCGGGGCGCAGCAGGCGGAGATGCGCGCCATCCTGGACAAGATGGCGTCGCTGAACATGAACGCGCTGATCCTGCAGGTGCGCCCGCATTGCGATGCGGTCTACAAGTCCTCGCGGGAGCCGTGGAGCCCGTGGCTGACCGGCACGATGGGCCAGTCGCCGGGCTACGATCCCTTGGAATACGCGATCCACCAGGCGCATGCCCGGGGCATCGAAGTTCATGCGTGGTTCAATCCCTTCCGCGCGCTTTCCAATGCCAGCCAGGCATGCAGCTCGAATCACGTGACGAAGGCCGCGCCGCACATCACGAAGCGCTTCGGGAACTTGGTCTGGTGCGATCCCGCGCAGACCGAGACCCGCGCCCGCGCCTTCGCCGCGATCCTCGATGTGGTGCAGCGCTACGATGTGGATGGCGTCCATCTCGACGACTACTTCTACCCCTACCCCGAGGGCGGACGCACCTTCCCGGACGGCCGCTCGCCCGCCACGCGGCGGAAGATCGTGGATGACTTCGTGCAGAAGCTCTACTCGGACGTGAAGCGGGCGAAGCCATGGGTGCGCGTGGGCATCTCGCCCTTTGGCATCTGGCGGCCGGGCGTGCCGAGCGGCATCGAGGCGGGCATCGACTCCTACGAGCAGCTCGGCTGCGACGCGCGGAAGTGGCTGGCGAATGGCTGGGTGGACTACCTTGCCCCGCAGCTCTACTGGCGCGACCAGCCGCGGAAGCAGAGCTTCTCCGCGCTGCTCTCCTGGTGGCGGGCGCAGGGCAGCAGGCCGGTGTGGCCGGGCATCGCCACCACCCGCATCGGCGGCCCGGAGGACGGCCGCCCCGCCTCCGAGATCACGAAGCAGATCGACCTCTCCCGCCGCATCGGGAAGAACTGGGCCGGGCACATGCACTGGAGCGTGAAGGGCCTGACGAAGAACCAGGGCGGCATCTCGAACATGCTGGCAAAGGGCGCCTACTCGCAGCCCGCGCTGGTCCCGCCGATGCCGTGGCTCAGCCAGAAGGCCCCGGGCCGCCCGTCAGCGAGCGCGAGCGGCAGCGGCTCCGGCGTGACGGTCAATGTGCAGAGCGGTGACCGCTCGACCGCCCGCTTCGCCGTGCAGGCGCGCTTTGGCAACCAATGGCGGATGGCGAAGGTGGTGTCCGCCGGGACGAGAAGCGTGCAGGTCGCCGGGCAACCGGATGCCGTGGCGGTCAGCGCCGTGGATCGCTTCGGAAATGTGAGCGCGCCGACGGTGCTTGCGAGGTGATCGGGCGGGGGAAGAAGGAGGGCATTTGGCGCCTTCGGTGGCACCTTCTTCATTTCCACTTGTCGGGCGGCACCGGACCTGCTGGAACCCCGCGCGCGCCGACGCAAGACGCTGAAAGTCCTTTACTTTCCCAAAGCATCTAACGCATAAGACGCGCGCGTTCATTAACCATCTGGCGGCCCCCAGCGCTGCACTCCGACCTCCTTGATGAAAGTTCGCTTTTTCGTAATGGGTTCCGCCTCACTGCTGGCGGTCTGGCTTGGAGCCACCTTCCTGACCGACGTCCCGGCGGACCGCTATCAGGGGTATGGAAAGGCCATCGCGCCTGCGCAGGGCAAGACCACGGCCGCTAAGCCGCACGTGGACAAGCCCGTGGCGAGCGCCGAGACCGGCGAGAAGCCGGTCGCCACGCTCGAGTGAGCGGAAGGATCGCTCGCTTTCCGGCGGGCCACTTCCCACGGTGACCGCATGGCGGACGCACCGCGCATTTGCGATACGAAGCCGCTGGTCTTGGAGGTCGAGGCTGGCGTGCATTTCTGGTGTTCCTGCGGGCTGACTTCCTTCCCGCCTTTTTGTGACGGCAGCCATAAGGGCACGGGCCTGCGGCCTGTGAGATTCGAGTGCACGGAGCCGACCACCATCCGCTGGTGCCAGTGCAAGCATACCGGCACGCCGCCGTATTGTGACGGCAGCCACCATCAATTCCTCAAATGAACGCCCCCATCCACGCCGGTAGTGAAGAAGAGTATCGCGCGCTGGAGGAGACCCGGCTGGATGTCCAGCGCTGGCGCTTTTATTGCCTGGTGAAGCATCTGTGCCGGAATAAGGGCCCGCTGGCCTGGTGGCGGGTCCACCGGGCATGGCGTCGCATCGCTGCACGGCACGGCAAGTCGCGGGCGGTGTGGGCGAAGGGCTGATCGGAAGTCAGCGCAGCTCCTTCATCGTCCACGGTGCATTCCGGTCCTTCGTGGCGGCGCGGACCTTGGTCACCTCGTCCACGCGCACGGGGGCGGCGTCGTTTGTCCACGAGTGGCGGACGTAGGTGAGCACGTCGGCGATGTCGGCGTCATTCAGGCCGGCCACCGGGGGCATGAGGGAATTGACCACGGGCTTGCCGGGGATTTCCACCGGGCCGGTGAGGCCGTGGAGGATGATGCGGATGGAGGCTGCCGTGTCGCCGGTGGCGATCTGCGAGGCATCGAGCGGGGGGAAGGCGGTATCGACACCCGCGCCATTGCTCTGGTGGCAGGCGGCGCAGGTGCGCGCGTAAATCGCCTCGCCGCGGGTGAGCTGGTCGGCGGGCGGGGTGTGCTTTTTCGCGACGGCCTTGGCGGCGAGGGCTTCCTTGAGCGCCTTGGCCAAGGGAGAGTCATCCGTCTGGAGACGGGCGAGCACCGCGGCTGGGCGGGTCTCGGTGCAGGCGTGGATGGCGGCGGGATAGATGCGCTCCTTCAGCACCGAGGGATCGGGCGGAGTCTCCAGCGAGGCGAGCAGGAAGCCCTCCGAGTGGCGCGCGGCGGCGGCAGCGTAGCAGCGGTCCAGCACCACGCCGCGGCGGAGTTCCTGGCGGCTGCGGTGCCAGTCACGGAGCTTCCGGCCGAGGGCTTCGTCAGGAGCTGACCTCGCAGCTTGGAGCAGCCATTCGCGGACTATGAACGGGTCGGACTCGTAGTCTGGATTGAATGCGTAGGGAGGTTCGCTTGCCGGCCAAACGGCTAGCGCGGCCCGTCGGGATCCGGATGTCGGAGATGCTTGATAAATGTCCCGCAGCAGAGTCACCCGCTTGCCGGATTCCTGCGAAAAGAAACCCAAATTGTTGAGCGCGTAGAGAGCGTGGATGTTTCTCGAACGTCGAACTAGTTCGGGCACGAGATCGCCGCTGCCCTTTTCCACGATCAACCGTTGGGCGTGGAGCCTGCGGACCAGGGATGGGTCGGAGAGGCCTTTGAGCAGCGAGTCCGGATTGGCAGGGTCGAGCGGTTCGAGCTTTGGTTCCTCATACTTTGGATGGGATGGAGGCTCATTCTTCCCTTCGACTCTGAAAATGATCCTGTTGAAGTTGTATATCGGAGTCACCCGGTAGATCCGCCCCATGCGCTTGTCGCGCAGCGGCGTGACGTAGGCCGCGCCCTTGCCACGCTCCACCTTTGTCTGCTCGAAGGGCGCGCCGGGGCGGTTGTGCTGCACGATGATCTTGTACCAATCCGCGATCCACACCGCGCCATCGGGGCCGGTTTCCGCGGCGACGGGGGCCGACCAGGCGTCCGAACTGGCGTAGAGGTTATTGCCGTCGAAGTCCGCTGCGAAGTCCGCATTTTCCGTGCGCAGCCAACCGATGGAGACGAGGTGGCCGGTCGGCTCGCAGACGAAGGCGGCCTTGTCGCGCCATTCCGCCGGGAAGCGGTCGGCGGTATAGACCCCGTGGCCGGAGGCGGCGGTGTAGTGACGGGATTTCGCGCGGATGCGGCCGTCGCCCAGGAGCTCCACGGGGGGCTCCCAGCCGTCCGAGCCCTGCACGTCCAGCGTGGTGGGAAAGACGCGCGTCCCCTTGTCGGCGCGATGCACCGGGCCGTGATCTCCGATGACCTGCCAGCTCGCTTGACGGTTCGCGGTGGAGCCCAGCACGTCGAAGCTCTCCGTGAAGCCGAGGCCCCAGGTGTTGTTCGTCGTCTTGCCCAGGAATTCCAGGCGCGAGCCATCCGGCAGGAAGCGGAAAACCCCGGTGTCGAATTTCACCGGCTGCCCCCCGACCGTGCCGTCGAAGCCCGCATAGCCGACCGTGCCGTAGATCCAGCCGTCGAAGCCCTGGCGCAGGTTCGAGACGCCCGCGTGGGTGTCGTAGGTCTTGAAGCCATCGAGCAAGACAGTGCGCTGGTCAGCGCGGCCGTCGCCGTCCGTGTCCTTCAGCAGGAGCACCTGAGGGCCGCTCGTGACGATTGCCCCGTCCGTGACGCAAACCACGGACGTGGCGATGGAGAGCTGGTCGGCGAAGACGGTGAACTTGTCCGCCTTCCCGTCGCCATCGGTGTCCTCGCAGATCTTCACACGGTCATTGCCGGGTGTCTGGAGGCTGTTCGGGTAGTCCAGCGCCTCCACCACCCACAGCCGGTCGCGGTGGTCCCAGGCGATGGCGATGGGGTTCTCGATCTCCGGTTCGGAGGCGTAGAGCGAGAGCTCGAAGCCCGGCGGCACCTGTGCCCGCTTCATCGACTCGGCGGGAGAAAGCGGCTGCTGGATCTTTGGCACCGGCAGCTTCGTCTCGTAGCGTGCCGGCAGCATGGGCACCTCGTATTTCAGTTCCGGCAGGTCGAGCAGCGGGACATTCTCGCCGACGGCCCAGCGGATGCCGCGCTCCAGCAGATCGTGGAAGCCCTCCTGCTTCCAGCAGCGCTCATCATGGCCGTGCGCGGTGTAGAAGACGCGGCCCTTTCCCTGCTGGCGGACCCACGTCCACGGCTCCTCGCCGTGCCGCTGCAGCACCGTGATGTCATCGGACAGCCGGTGGTGGCGGTAGGTCTCGTCCCAGGTCTCGAAGGGCTGGTAGCCCTTCATCGCCGGGTGATCCGGTGCCACCACGTCGGCGGTGAAGACGCCGTCGCCGTGCCCCTCGATCTGCCCGCCCACGAGCTGGATGTAGCCGTCCGTTTTCTTGAAGCACGCCGACCCGCAATGCACCGGCACGAAGCCGCCGCCATCCTCGACGAAGCCCTTCACCGCCGCGAGCTGGTCCGGCGTGATTTCCTGGTGGTTCGCGTAAACGAGCAGCGCGTC
The Luteolibacter flavescens DNA segment above includes these coding regions:
- a CDS encoding glycoside hydrolase family 10 protein, with protein sequence MLARIAALTCLLASFAAAQTYRPSGEKAPMPAREFRGAWAAVVHNIDWPSKKGLSAGAQQAEMRAILDKMASLNMNALILQVRPHCDAVYKSSREPWSPWLTGTMGQSPGYDPLEYAIHQAHARGIEVHAWFNPFRALSNASQACSSNHVTKAAPHITKRFGNLVWCDPAQTETRARAFAAILDVVQRYDVDGVHLDDYFYPYPEGGRTFPDGRSPATRRKIVDDFVQKLYSDVKRAKPWVRVGISPFGIWRPGVPSGIEAGIDSYEQLGCDARKWLANGWVDYLAPQLYWRDQPRKQSFSALLSWWRAQGSRPVWPGIATTRIGGPEDGRPASEITKQIDLSRRIGKNWAGHMHWSVKGLTKNQGGISNMLAKGAYSQPALVPPMPWLSQKAPGRPSASASGSGSGVTVNVQSGDRSTARFAVQARFGNQWRMAKVVSAGTRSVQVAGQPDAVAVSAVDRFGNVSAPTVLAR
- a CDS encoding PVC-type heme-binding CxxCH protein, whose amino-acid sequence is MPLVRILLPLLFLGSLLFAVERKAADQPRALEVLFFGDDGHHRPLDRYAIFKEVAGNRGIHLTYEKRMEALTRENLAKYDALLVYANHQEITPDQLAAVKGFVEDGGGFVPVHCGSACFKKTDGYIQLVGGQIEGHGDGVFTADVVAPDHPAMKGYQPFETWDETYRHHRLSDDITVLQRHGEEPWTWVRQQGKGRVFYTAHGHDERCWKQEGFHDLLERGIRWAVGENVPLLDLPELKYEVPMLPARYETKLPVPKIQQPLSPAESMKRAQVPPGFELSLYASEPEIENPIAIAWDHRDRLWVVEALDYPNSLQTPGNDRVKICEDTDGDGKADKFTVFADQLSIATSVVCVTDGAIVTSGPQVLLLKDTDGDGRADQRTVLLDGFKTYDTHAGVSNLRQGFDGWIYGTVGYAGFDGTVGGQPVKFDTGVFRFLPDGSRLEFLGKTTNNTWGLGFTESFDVLGSTANRQASWQVIGDHGPVHRADKGTRVFPTTLDVQGSDGWEPPVELLGDGRIRAKSRHYTAASGHGVYTADRFPAEWRDKAAFVCEPTGHLVSIGWLRTENADFAADFDGNNLYASSDAWSAPVAAETGPDGAVWIADWYKIIVQHNRPGAPFEQTKVERGKGAAYVTPLRDKRMGRIYRVTPIYNFNRIIFRVEGKNEPPSHPKYEEPKLEPLDPANPDSLLKGLSDPSLVRRLHAQRLIVEKGSGDLVPELVRRSRNIHALYALNNLGFFSQESGKRVTLLRDIYQASPTSGSRRAALAVWPASEPPYAFNPDYESDPFIVREWLLQAARSAPDEALGRKLRDWHRSRQELRRGVVLDRCYAAAAARHSEGFLLASLETPPDPSVLKERIYPAAIHACTETRPAAVLARLQTDDSPLAKALKEALAAKAVAKKHTPPADQLTRGEAIYARTCAACHQSNGAGVDTAFPPLDASQIATGDTAASIRIILHGLTGPVEIPGKPVVNSLMPPVAGLNDADIADVLTYVRHSWTNDAAPVRVDEVTKVRAATKDRNAPWTMKELR